A portion of the Bombus terrestris chromosome 3, iyBomTerr1.2, whole genome shotgun sequence genome contains these proteins:
- the LOC100651905 gene encoding low density lipoprotein receptor adapter protein 1 isoform X1 — protein sequence MPSSYLLLKGENRKKREKRFQKGKSELCEEWALANSRECVEGSGSAGTTHDESEDASEARFTLKYLGSTLVETPSSEEVTAEAIKTVITMAKASGKKLQRVSLAVSLKGIRMTDLATEEDQLQVSIYRISYCSADAAHDHVFAFIATNLNETMECHAFLCPKRKMAQTVTLTVAQAFNTAYEAWQLSQADPRIHHAQDKSPSLTDDRNENNEKKKNEEEAKSVNKVNDQNKDNAQQRNANDTPKNLLIDLSNETKATGNSWVCFEDEDGKKIQKKSNAISIPMTTLRHSTTSASHHVMPKPTTGFKIQNAWGESRSVDLMCS from the exons AACTATGCGAGGAATGGGCTCTAGCGAATAGTCGCGAATGCGTAGAGGGCAGCGGTTCTGCTGGTACAACGCACGATGAATCTGAGGATGCATCGGAAGCCAGGTTCACCCTCAAATATTTAGGTAGTACCCTAGTCGAAACGCCCTCGAGCGAAGAAGTTACGGCCGAAGCCATCAAAACCGTCATTACTATG GCAAAAGCAAGCGGTAAGAAGCTGCAACGGGTCTCTTTAGCCGTGAGTTTAAAGGGTATTAGAATGACGGACCTTGCCACGGAAGAAGATCAGCTTCAAGTGTCTATATACAG AATTTCATATTGTTCGGCGGACGCCGCTCACGATCATGTGTTCGCATTTATCGCAACAAATTTGAACGAAACTATGGAGTGCCATGCGTTTCTCTGCCCCAAAAGAAAAATGGCTCAAACGGTAACGTTAACTGTGGCTCAGGCGTTTAACACAGCTTACGAGGCTTGGCAGCTGTCCCAAGCCGATCCTAGGATCCATCACGCTCAAGATAAAAGCCCCTCGTTAACTGATGATAGGAATG aaaacaacgaaaaaaagaaaaacgaagaggaGGCAAAATCCGTAAATAAAGTTAACGATCAGAACAAAGACAATGCTCAGCAGCGTAATGCGAACGATACACCGAAAAATCTTCTAATTGATTTGTCGAATGAGACTAAAGCAACCGGAAATTCATGG GTTTGCTTCGAAGACGAAGATGGTAAGAAGATACAGAAAAAGAGTAACGCTATTAGCATTCCCATGACGACTTTGAGACACAGCACGACGTCTGCGTCGCACCACGTTATGCCGAAGCCAACGACGggcttcaaaattcaaaatgctTGGGGTGAATCGAGATCTGTAGACTTGATGTGCTCGTAG
- the LOC100651905 gene encoding low density lipoprotein receptor adapter protein 1 isoform X3: MPFFKKLRRFSRHKKLCEEWALANSRECVEGSGSAGTTHDESEDASEARFTLKYLGSTLVETPSSEEVTAEAIKTVITMAKASGKKLQRVSLAVSLKGIRMTDLATEEDQLQVSIYRISYCSADAAHDHVFAFIATNLNETMECHAFLCPKRKMAQTVTLTVAQAFNTAYEAWQLSQADPRIHHAQDKSPSLTDDRNENNEKKKNEEEAKSVNKVNDQNKDNAQQRNANDTPKNLLIDLSNETKATGNSWVCFEDEDGKKIQKKSNAISIPMTTLRHSTTSASHHVMPKPTTGFKIQNAWGESRSVDLMCS, encoded by the exons AACTATGCGAGGAATGGGCTCTAGCGAATAGTCGCGAATGCGTAGAGGGCAGCGGTTCTGCTGGTACAACGCACGATGAATCTGAGGATGCATCGGAAGCCAGGTTCACCCTCAAATATTTAGGTAGTACCCTAGTCGAAACGCCCTCGAGCGAAGAAGTTACGGCCGAAGCCATCAAAACCGTCATTACTATG GCAAAAGCAAGCGGTAAGAAGCTGCAACGGGTCTCTTTAGCCGTGAGTTTAAAGGGTATTAGAATGACGGACCTTGCCACGGAAGAAGATCAGCTTCAAGTGTCTATATACAG AATTTCATATTGTTCGGCGGACGCCGCTCACGATCATGTGTTCGCATTTATCGCAACAAATTTGAACGAAACTATGGAGTGCCATGCGTTTCTCTGCCCCAAAAGAAAAATGGCTCAAACGGTAACGTTAACTGTGGCTCAGGCGTTTAACACAGCTTACGAGGCTTGGCAGCTGTCCCAAGCCGATCCTAGGATCCATCACGCTCAAGATAAAAGCCCCTCGTTAACTGATGATAGGAATG aaaacaacgaaaaaaagaaaaacgaagaggaGGCAAAATCCGTAAATAAAGTTAACGATCAGAACAAAGACAATGCTCAGCAGCGTAATGCGAACGATACACCGAAAAATCTTCTAATTGATTTGTCGAATGAGACTAAAGCAACCGGAAATTCATGG GTTTGCTTCGAAGACGAAGATGGTAAGAAGATACAGAAAAAGAGTAACGCTATTAGCATTCCCATGACGACTTTGAGACACAGCACGACGTCTGCGTCGCACCACGTTATGCCGAAGCCAACGACGggcttcaaaattcaaaatgctTGGGGTGAATCGAGATCTGTAGACTTGATGTGCTCGTAG
- the LOC100651905 gene encoding low density lipoprotein receptor adapter protein 1-B isoform X2, with the protein MSFFRGLWKSSSKHKKLCEEWALANSRECVEGSGSAGTTHDESEDASEARFTLKYLGSTLVETPSSEEVTAEAIKTVITMAKASGKKLQRVSLAVSLKGIRMTDLATEEDQLQVSIYRISYCSADAAHDHVFAFIATNLNETMECHAFLCPKRKMAQTVTLTVAQAFNTAYEAWQLSQADPRIHHAQDKSPSLTDDRNENNEKKKNEEEAKSVNKVNDQNKDNAQQRNANDTPKNLLIDLSNETKATGNSWVCFEDEDGKKIQKKSNAISIPMTTLRHSTTSASHHVMPKPTTGFKIQNAWGESRSVDLMCS; encoded by the exons ATGTCATTCTTCAGAGGGTTGTGGAAGAGCAGCTCTAAACACAAGA AACTATGCGAGGAATGGGCTCTAGCGAATAGTCGCGAATGCGTAGAGGGCAGCGGTTCTGCTGGTACAACGCACGATGAATCTGAGGATGCATCGGAAGCCAGGTTCACCCTCAAATATTTAGGTAGTACCCTAGTCGAAACGCCCTCGAGCGAAGAAGTTACGGCCGAAGCCATCAAAACCGTCATTACTATG GCAAAAGCAAGCGGTAAGAAGCTGCAACGGGTCTCTTTAGCCGTGAGTTTAAAGGGTATTAGAATGACGGACCTTGCCACGGAAGAAGATCAGCTTCAAGTGTCTATATACAG AATTTCATATTGTTCGGCGGACGCCGCTCACGATCATGTGTTCGCATTTATCGCAACAAATTTGAACGAAACTATGGAGTGCCATGCGTTTCTCTGCCCCAAAAGAAAAATGGCTCAAACGGTAACGTTAACTGTGGCTCAGGCGTTTAACACAGCTTACGAGGCTTGGCAGCTGTCCCAAGCCGATCCTAGGATCCATCACGCTCAAGATAAAAGCCCCTCGTTAACTGATGATAGGAATG aaaacaacgaaaaaaagaaaaacgaagaggaGGCAAAATCCGTAAATAAAGTTAACGATCAGAACAAAGACAATGCTCAGCAGCGTAATGCGAACGATACACCGAAAAATCTTCTAATTGATTTGTCGAATGAGACTAAAGCAACCGGAAATTCATGG GTTTGCTTCGAAGACGAAGATGGTAAGAAGATACAGAAAAAGAGTAACGCTATTAGCATTCCCATGACGACTTTGAGACACAGCACGACGTCTGCGTCGCACCACGTTATGCCGAAGCCAACGACGggcttcaaaattcaaaatgctTGGGGTGAATCGAGATCTGTAGACTTGATGTGCTCGTAG